In one Culex quinquefasciatus strain JHB chromosome 2, VPISU_Cqui_1.0_pri_paternal, whole genome shotgun sequence genomic region, the following are encoded:
- the LOC119767787 gene encoding odorant receptor 85b-like, with amino-acid sequence MVKRLSGDKPLDKGGISKIVAMHNSALECISLLEDIMNLIFLCYHFVFLVVLSFVLFGISKYSNDFPADRVFTFLLCALGKVLAMCYTGKRLNDLAAELSFVIYDTKWYDAPLDIQQNILLMLQMSQKRVGLTAGKFYYADMESFAELVNESYSYYLIMKKMLDN; translated from the exons ATGGTTAAGCGCCTTAGTGGGGACAAACCGTTGGACAAAGGGGGCATTTCCAAAATTGTGGCAATGCACAATTCAGCTTTGGA GTGCATCTCGCTGCTGGAGGACATAATGAATTTGATATTTCTTTGCTATCACTTTGTTTTTCTGGTGGTTTTGAGTTTTGTGCTGTTTGGAATATCAAAG TATTCAAACGATTTTCCGGCAGACAGAGTGTTTACATTCTTGCTTTGTGCCCTTGGCAAAGTTTTGGCAATGTGCTACACAGGAAAACGGTTGAATGATTTg GCTGCAGAACTTTCCTTCGTAATTTACGATACAAAGTGGTACGATGCACCGCTGGACATCCAGCAAAATATTTTGCTGATGTTGCAAATGTCACAGAAACGAGTTGGACTAACTGCGGGCAAGTTTTACTACGCAGACATGGAATCCTTCGCTGag TTGGTCAACGAGTCATACTCATATTATTTgatcatgaaaaaaatgttggacaattaa